The following coding sequences are from one Ursus arctos isolate Adak ecotype North America unplaced genomic scaffold, UrsArc2.0 scaffold_23, whole genome shotgun sequence window:
- the KAT5 gene encoding histone acetyltransferase KAT5 isoform X2, protein MAEVVSPVPGAGRREPGEVGRTRGPPVADPGAALSPQGEIIEGCRLPVLRRNQDNEDEWPLAEILSVKDISGRKLFYVHYIDFNKRLDEWVTHERLDLKKIQFPKKEAKTPTKNGLPGSRPGSPEREVPASAQASGKTLPIPVQITLRFNLPKEREAIPGGEPDQPLSSSSCLQPNHRSTKRKVEVVSPATPVPSETAPASVFPQNGSARRAVAAQPGRKRKSNCLGTDEDSQDSSDGIPSAPRMTGSLVSDRSHDDIVTRMKNIECIELGRHRLKPWYFSPYPQELTTLPVLYLCEFCLKYGRSLKCLQRHLTKCDLRHPPGNEIYRKGTISFFEIDGRKNKSYSQNLCLLAKCFLDHKTLYYDTDPFLFYVMTEYDCKGFHIVGYFSKEKESTEDYNVACILTLPPYQRRGYGKLLIEFSYELSKVEGKTGTPEKPLSDLGLLSYRSYWSQTILEILMGLKSESGERPQITINEISEITSIKKEDVISTLQYLNLINYYKGQYILTLSEDIVDGHERAMLKRLLRIDSKCLHFTPKDWSKRGKW, encoded by the exons atggcGGAGGTGGTGAGTCCGGTgcccggggcggggcggagggagccaggggaggtgggtagaACCCGAGGCCCCCCAGTAGCCGACCCTGGCGCCGCGCTGTCTCCCCAGGGGGAGATAATCGAGGGCTGCCGCCTGCCCGTGCTTCGGCGGAACCAGGACAACGAAGATGAGTGGC CCCTGGCCGAGATCCTGAGCGTGAAGGACATCAGTGGCCGCAAGCTTTTCTACGTCCATTACATTGACT TCAACAAACGCCTGGATGAATGGGTGACCCACGAGCGCCTGGACCTAAAGAAGATTCAGTTCCCCAAGAAAGAGGCCAAGACCCCCACCAAGAACGGACTTCCTGGGTCTCGCCCCGGCTCTCCAGAGAGAGAGGTG CCGGCCTCCGCCCAGGCCAGCGGGAAGACCTTGCCAATCCCGGTCCAGATCACACTCCGCTTCAACCTGCCCAAGGAGCGGGAGGCCATTCCCGGTGGCGAGCCTGACCAGCCgctctcctccagctcctgcctgCAGCCCAACCACCGCTCAACG AAACGCAAGGTGGAGGTGGTTTCACCAGCAACTCCAGTGCCCAGCGAGACAGCCCCagcctcagtttttccccag AATGGATCAGCCCGTAGGGCAGTGGCAGCTCAGCCAGGACGGAAGCGAAAATCAAATTGCTTGGGCACTGACGAG GACTCCCAGGACAGCTCAGATGGAATACCGTCAGCGCCACGCATGACTGGCAGCTTGGTGTCTGACCGGAGCCACGACGACATTGTTACCCGGATGAAGAACATCGAGTGCATCGAGCTGGGCCGGCACCGCCTGAAGCCGTGGTACTTCTCCCCGTACCCACAGGAGCTCACCACGTTGCCTGTCCTCTACCTCTGCGAGTTCTGCCTCAAATATGGCCGGAGCCTCAAGTGTCTGCAGCGTCACTTG aCCAAGTGTGACCTGCGACATCCTCCGGGCAATGAGATTTACCGCAAAGGCACCATCTCTTTCTTTGAGATTGACGGACGTAAGAACAAG AGTTATTCCCAGAACCTGTGTCTCTTGGCCAAGTGTTTTCTCGACCATAAGACATTGTACTATGACACAGACCCCTTCCTCTTCTATGTCATGACAGAGTATGACTGCAAGGGCTTCCACATCGTGGGCTACTTCTCCAAG GAGAAGGAATCGACGGAAGACTACAATGTGGCCTGCATCCTGACCCTGCCTCCCTACCAGCGCCGCGGCTACGGCAAGCTGCTGATCGAGTTCA GCTATGAACTCTCCAAAGTGGAAGGGAAAACGGGGACCCCTGAGAAGCCCCTCTCAGACCTTGGCCTCCTATCCTACCGGAGCTACTGGTCCCAGACCATCCTGGAGATCCTGATGGGGCTGAAGTCAGAGAGCGGGGAGAGGCCACAGATCACCATCAA CGAGATCAGTGAAATCACCAGCATCAAGAAGGAGGATGTCATTTCCACCCTGCAGTACCTCAACCTCATCAACTACTACAAG GGCCAGTACATCCTCACGCTGTCAGAGGACATCGTGGACGGACACGAGAGAGCTATGCTCAAGCGGCTCCTTCGGATCGACTCCAAGTGTCTGCACTTCACGCCCAAGGACTGGAGCAAGAGGGGAAAGTGGTGA
- the KAT5 gene encoding histone acetyltransferase KAT5 isoform X6, giving the protein MAEVVSPVPGAGRREPGEVGRTRGPPVADPGAALSPQGEIIEGCRLPVLRRNQDNEDEWPLAEILSVKDISGRKLFYVHYIDFNKRLDEWVTHERLDLKKIQFPKKEAKTPTKNGLPGSRPGSPEREVKRKVEVVSPATPVPSETAPASVFPQNGSARRAVAAQPGRKRKSNCLGTDEDSQDSSDGIPSAPRMTGSLVSDRSHDDIVTRMKNIECIELGRHRLKPWYFSPYPQELTTLPVLYLCEFCLKYGRSLKCLQRHLTKCDLRHPPGNEIYRKGTISFFEIDGRKNKSYSQNLCLLAKCFLDHKTLYYDTDPFLFYVMTEYDCKGFHIVGYFSKEKESTEDYNVACILTLPPYQRRGYGKLLIEFSYELSKVEGKTGTPEKPLSDLGLLSYRSYWSQTILEILMGLKSESGERPQITINEISEITSIKKEDVISTLQYLNLINYYKGQYILTLSEDIVDGHERAMLKRLLRIDSKCLHFTPKDWSKRGKW; this is encoded by the exons atggcGGAGGTGGTGAGTCCGGTgcccggggcggggcggagggagccaggggaggtgggtagaACCCGAGGCCCCCCAGTAGCCGACCCTGGCGCCGCGCTGTCTCCCCAGGGGGAGATAATCGAGGGCTGCCGCCTGCCCGTGCTTCGGCGGAACCAGGACAACGAAGATGAGTGGC CCCTGGCCGAGATCCTGAGCGTGAAGGACATCAGTGGCCGCAAGCTTTTCTACGTCCATTACATTGACT TCAACAAACGCCTGGATGAATGGGTGACCCACGAGCGCCTGGACCTAAAGAAGATTCAGTTCCCCAAGAAAGAGGCCAAGACCCCCACCAAGAACGGACTTCCTGGGTCTCGCCCCGGCTCTCCAGAGAGAGAGGTG AAACGCAAGGTGGAGGTGGTTTCACCAGCAACTCCAGTGCCCAGCGAGACAGCCCCagcctcagtttttccccag AATGGATCAGCCCGTAGGGCAGTGGCAGCTCAGCCAGGACGGAAGCGAAAATCAAATTGCTTGGGCACTGACGAG GACTCCCAGGACAGCTCAGATGGAATACCGTCAGCGCCACGCATGACTGGCAGCTTGGTGTCTGACCGGAGCCACGACGACATTGTTACCCGGATGAAGAACATCGAGTGCATCGAGCTGGGCCGGCACCGCCTGAAGCCGTGGTACTTCTCCCCGTACCCACAGGAGCTCACCACGTTGCCTGTCCTCTACCTCTGCGAGTTCTGCCTCAAATATGGCCGGAGCCTCAAGTGTCTGCAGCGTCACTTG aCCAAGTGTGACCTGCGACATCCTCCGGGCAATGAGATTTACCGCAAAGGCACCATCTCTTTCTTTGAGATTGACGGACGTAAGAACAAG AGTTATTCCCAGAACCTGTGTCTCTTGGCCAAGTGTTTTCTCGACCATAAGACATTGTACTATGACACAGACCCCTTCCTCTTCTATGTCATGACAGAGTATGACTGCAAGGGCTTCCACATCGTGGGCTACTTCTCCAAG GAGAAGGAATCGACGGAAGACTACAATGTGGCCTGCATCCTGACCCTGCCTCCCTACCAGCGCCGCGGCTACGGCAAGCTGCTGATCGAGTTCA GCTATGAACTCTCCAAAGTGGAAGGGAAAACGGGGACCCCTGAGAAGCCCCTCTCAGACCTTGGCCTCCTATCCTACCGGAGCTACTGGTCCCAGACCATCCTGGAGATCCTGATGGGGCTGAAGTCAGAGAGCGGGGAGAGGCCACAGATCACCATCAA CGAGATCAGTGAAATCACCAGCATCAAGAAGGAGGATGTCATTTCCACCCTGCAGTACCTCAACCTCATCAACTACTACAAG GGCCAGTACATCCTCACGCTGTCAGAGGACATCGTGGACGGACACGAGAGAGCTATGCTCAAGCGGCTCCTTCGGATCGACTCCAAGTGTCTGCACTTCACGCCCAAGGACTGGAGCAAGAGGGGAAAGTGGTGA
- the KAT5 gene encoding histone acetyltransferase KAT5 isoform X7, translated as MAEVGEIIEGCRLPVLRRNQDNEDEWPLAEILSVKDISGRKLFYVHYIDFNKRLDEWVTHERLDLKKIQFPKKEAKTPTKNGLPGSRPGSPEREVKRKVEVVSPATPVPSETAPASVFPQNGSARRAVAAQPGRKRKSNCLGTDEDSQDSSDGIPSAPRMTGSLVSDRSHDDIVTRMKNIECIELGRHRLKPWYFSPYPQELTTLPVLYLCEFCLKYGRSLKCLQRHLTKCDLRHPPGNEIYRKGTISFFEIDGRKNKSYSQNLCLLAKCFLDHKTLYYDTDPFLFYVMTEYDCKGFHIVGYFSKEKESTEDYNVACILTLPPYQRRGYGKLLIEFSYELSKVEGKTGTPEKPLSDLGLLSYRSYWSQTILEILMGLKSESGERPQITINEISEITSIKKEDVISTLQYLNLINYYKGQYILTLSEDIVDGHERAMLKRLLRIDSKCLHFTPKDWSKRGKW; from the exons atggcGGAGGTG GGGGAGATAATCGAGGGCTGCCGCCTGCCCGTGCTTCGGCGGAACCAGGACAACGAAGATGAGTGGC CCCTGGCCGAGATCCTGAGCGTGAAGGACATCAGTGGCCGCAAGCTTTTCTACGTCCATTACATTGACT TCAACAAACGCCTGGATGAATGGGTGACCCACGAGCGCCTGGACCTAAAGAAGATTCAGTTCCCCAAGAAAGAGGCCAAGACCCCCACCAAGAACGGACTTCCTGGGTCTCGCCCCGGCTCTCCAGAGAGAGAGGTG AAACGCAAGGTGGAGGTGGTTTCACCAGCAACTCCAGTGCCCAGCGAGACAGCCCCagcctcagtttttccccag AATGGATCAGCCCGTAGGGCAGTGGCAGCTCAGCCAGGACGGAAGCGAAAATCAAATTGCTTGGGCACTGACGAG GACTCCCAGGACAGCTCAGATGGAATACCGTCAGCGCCACGCATGACTGGCAGCTTGGTGTCTGACCGGAGCCACGACGACATTGTTACCCGGATGAAGAACATCGAGTGCATCGAGCTGGGCCGGCACCGCCTGAAGCCGTGGTACTTCTCCCCGTACCCACAGGAGCTCACCACGTTGCCTGTCCTCTACCTCTGCGAGTTCTGCCTCAAATATGGCCGGAGCCTCAAGTGTCTGCAGCGTCACTTG aCCAAGTGTGACCTGCGACATCCTCCGGGCAATGAGATTTACCGCAAAGGCACCATCTCTTTCTTTGAGATTGACGGACGTAAGAACAAG AGTTATTCCCAGAACCTGTGTCTCTTGGCCAAGTGTTTTCTCGACCATAAGACATTGTACTATGACACAGACCCCTTCCTCTTCTATGTCATGACAGAGTATGACTGCAAGGGCTTCCACATCGTGGGCTACTTCTCCAAG GAGAAGGAATCGACGGAAGACTACAATGTGGCCTGCATCCTGACCCTGCCTCCCTACCAGCGCCGCGGCTACGGCAAGCTGCTGATCGAGTTCA GCTATGAACTCTCCAAAGTGGAAGGGAAAACGGGGACCCCTGAGAAGCCCCTCTCAGACCTTGGCCTCCTATCCTACCGGAGCTACTGGTCCCAGACCATCCTGGAGATCCTGATGGGGCTGAAGTCAGAGAGCGGGGAGAGGCCACAGATCACCATCAA CGAGATCAGTGAAATCACCAGCATCAAGAAGGAGGATGTCATTTCCACCCTGCAGTACCTCAACCTCATCAACTACTACAAG GGCCAGTACATCCTCACGCTGTCAGAGGACATCGTGGACGGACACGAGAGAGCTATGCTCAAGCGGCTCCTTCGGATCGACTCCAAGTGTCTGCACTTCACGCCCAAGGACTGGAGCAAGAGGGGAAAGTGGTGA
- the KAT5 gene encoding histone acetyltransferase KAT5 isoform X5, giving the protein MAEVGEIIEGCRLPVLRRNQDNEDEWPLAEILSVKDISGRKLFYVHYIDFNKRLDEWVTHERLDLKKIQFPKKEAKTPTKNGLPGSRPGSPEREVPASAQASGKTLPIPVQITLRFNLPKEREAIPGGEPDQPLSSSSCLQPNHRSTKRKVEVVSPATPVPSETAPASVFPQNGSARRAVAAQPGRKRKSNCLGTDEDSQDSSDGIPSAPRMTGSLVSDRSHDDIVTRMKNIECIELGRHRLKPWYFSPYPQELTTLPVLYLCEFCLKYGRSLKCLQRHLTKCDLRHPPGNEIYRKGTISFFEIDGRKNKSYSQNLCLLAKCFLDHKTLYYDTDPFLFYVMTEYDCKGFHIVGYFSKEKESTEDYNVACILTLPPYQRRGYGKLLIEFSYELSKVEGKTGTPEKPLSDLGLLSYRSYWSQTILEILMGLKSESGERPQITINEISEITSIKKEDVISTLQYLNLINYYKGQYILTLSEDIVDGHERAMLKRLLRIDSKCLHFTPKDWSKRGKW; this is encoded by the exons atggcGGAGGTG GGGGAGATAATCGAGGGCTGCCGCCTGCCCGTGCTTCGGCGGAACCAGGACAACGAAGATGAGTGGC CCCTGGCCGAGATCCTGAGCGTGAAGGACATCAGTGGCCGCAAGCTTTTCTACGTCCATTACATTGACT TCAACAAACGCCTGGATGAATGGGTGACCCACGAGCGCCTGGACCTAAAGAAGATTCAGTTCCCCAAGAAAGAGGCCAAGACCCCCACCAAGAACGGACTTCCTGGGTCTCGCCCCGGCTCTCCAGAGAGAGAGGTG CCGGCCTCCGCCCAGGCCAGCGGGAAGACCTTGCCAATCCCGGTCCAGATCACACTCCGCTTCAACCTGCCCAAGGAGCGGGAGGCCATTCCCGGTGGCGAGCCTGACCAGCCgctctcctccagctcctgcctgCAGCCCAACCACCGCTCAACG AAACGCAAGGTGGAGGTGGTTTCACCAGCAACTCCAGTGCCCAGCGAGACAGCCCCagcctcagtttttccccag AATGGATCAGCCCGTAGGGCAGTGGCAGCTCAGCCAGGACGGAAGCGAAAATCAAATTGCTTGGGCACTGACGAG GACTCCCAGGACAGCTCAGATGGAATACCGTCAGCGCCACGCATGACTGGCAGCTTGGTGTCTGACCGGAGCCACGACGACATTGTTACCCGGATGAAGAACATCGAGTGCATCGAGCTGGGCCGGCACCGCCTGAAGCCGTGGTACTTCTCCCCGTACCCACAGGAGCTCACCACGTTGCCTGTCCTCTACCTCTGCGAGTTCTGCCTCAAATATGGCCGGAGCCTCAAGTGTCTGCAGCGTCACTTG aCCAAGTGTGACCTGCGACATCCTCCGGGCAATGAGATTTACCGCAAAGGCACCATCTCTTTCTTTGAGATTGACGGACGTAAGAACAAG AGTTATTCCCAGAACCTGTGTCTCTTGGCCAAGTGTTTTCTCGACCATAAGACATTGTACTATGACACAGACCCCTTCCTCTTCTATGTCATGACAGAGTATGACTGCAAGGGCTTCCACATCGTGGGCTACTTCTCCAAG GAGAAGGAATCGACGGAAGACTACAATGTGGCCTGCATCCTGACCCTGCCTCCCTACCAGCGCCGCGGCTACGGCAAGCTGCTGATCGAGTTCA GCTATGAACTCTCCAAAGTGGAAGGGAAAACGGGGACCCCTGAGAAGCCCCTCTCAGACCTTGGCCTCCTATCCTACCGGAGCTACTGGTCCCAGACCATCCTGGAGATCCTGATGGGGCTGAAGTCAGAGAGCGGGGAGAGGCCACAGATCACCATCAA CGAGATCAGTGAAATCACCAGCATCAAGAAGGAGGATGTCATTTCCACCCTGCAGTACCTCAACCTCATCAACTACTACAAG GGCCAGTACATCCTCACGCTGTCAGAGGACATCGTGGACGGACACGAGAGAGCTATGCTCAAGCGGCTCCTTCGGATCGACTCCAAGTGTCTGCACTTCACGCCCAAGGACTGGAGCAAGAGGGGAAAGTGGTGA
- the KAT5 gene encoding histone acetyltransferase KAT5 isoform X3: MAEVVSPVPGAGRREPGEVGRTRGPPVADPGAALSPQGEIIEGCRLPVLRRNQDNEDEWPLAEILSVKDISGRKLFYVHYIDFNKRLDEWVTHERLDLKKIQFPKKEAKTPTKNGLPGSRPGSPEREVKRKVEVVSPATPVPSETAPASVFPQNGSARRAVAAQPGRKRKSNCLGTDEDSQDSSDGIPSAPRMTGSLVSDRSHDDIVTRMKNIECIELGRHRLKPWYFSPYPQELTTLPVLYLCEFCLKYGRSLKCLQRHLTKCDLRHPPGNEIYRKGTISFFEIDGRKNKSYSQNLCLLAKCFLDHKTLYYDTDPFLFYVMTEYDCKGFHIVGYFSKEKESTEDYNVACILTLPPYQRRGYGKLLIEFSYELSKVEGKTGTPEKPLSDLGLLSYRSYWSQTILEILMGLKSESGERPQITINEISEITSIKKEDVISTLQYLNLINYYKVGRQAGDRRVSGCRVRAPRGLTPWAHPPSRASTSSRCQRTSWTDTRELCSSGSFGSTPSVCTSRPRTGARGESGDPTPCTAMAAKQNWS, encoded by the exons atggcGGAGGTGGTGAGTCCGGTgcccggggcggggcggagggagccaggggaggtgggtagaACCCGAGGCCCCCCAGTAGCCGACCCTGGCGCCGCGCTGTCTCCCCAGGGGGAGATAATCGAGGGCTGCCGCCTGCCCGTGCTTCGGCGGAACCAGGACAACGAAGATGAGTGGC CCCTGGCCGAGATCCTGAGCGTGAAGGACATCAGTGGCCGCAAGCTTTTCTACGTCCATTACATTGACT TCAACAAACGCCTGGATGAATGGGTGACCCACGAGCGCCTGGACCTAAAGAAGATTCAGTTCCCCAAGAAAGAGGCCAAGACCCCCACCAAGAACGGACTTCCTGGGTCTCGCCCCGGCTCTCCAGAGAGAGAGGTG AAACGCAAGGTGGAGGTGGTTTCACCAGCAACTCCAGTGCCCAGCGAGACAGCCCCagcctcagtttttccccag AATGGATCAGCCCGTAGGGCAGTGGCAGCTCAGCCAGGACGGAAGCGAAAATCAAATTGCTTGGGCACTGACGAG GACTCCCAGGACAGCTCAGATGGAATACCGTCAGCGCCACGCATGACTGGCAGCTTGGTGTCTGACCGGAGCCACGACGACATTGTTACCCGGATGAAGAACATCGAGTGCATCGAGCTGGGCCGGCACCGCCTGAAGCCGTGGTACTTCTCCCCGTACCCACAGGAGCTCACCACGTTGCCTGTCCTCTACCTCTGCGAGTTCTGCCTCAAATATGGCCGGAGCCTCAAGTGTCTGCAGCGTCACTTG aCCAAGTGTGACCTGCGACATCCTCCGGGCAATGAGATTTACCGCAAAGGCACCATCTCTTTCTTTGAGATTGACGGACGTAAGAACAAG AGTTATTCCCAGAACCTGTGTCTCTTGGCCAAGTGTTTTCTCGACCATAAGACATTGTACTATGACACAGACCCCTTCCTCTTCTATGTCATGACAGAGTATGACTGCAAGGGCTTCCACATCGTGGGCTACTTCTCCAAG GAGAAGGAATCGACGGAAGACTACAATGTGGCCTGCATCCTGACCCTGCCTCCCTACCAGCGCCGCGGCTACGGCAAGCTGCTGATCGAGTTCA GCTATGAACTCTCCAAAGTGGAAGGGAAAACGGGGACCCCTGAGAAGCCCCTCTCAGACCTTGGCCTCCTATCCTACCGGAGCTACTGGTCCCAGACCATCCTGGAGATCCTGATGGGGCTGAAGTCAGAGAGCGGGGAGAGGCCACAGATCACCATCAA CGAGATCAGTGAAATCACCAGCATCAAGAAGGAGGATGTCATTTCCACCCTGCAGTACCTCAACCTCATCAACTACTACAAGGTAGGGAGGCAGGCGGGGGACAGGCGTGTGTCGGGCTGCAGAGTGCGGGCCCCGCGTGGGCTGACCCCCTGGGCCCATCCCCCATCCAGGGCCAGTACATCCTCACGCTGTCAGAGGACATCGTGGACGGACACGAGAGAGCTATGCTCAAGCGGCTCCTTCGGATCGACTCCAAGTGTCTGCACTTCACGCCCAAGGACTGGAGCAAGAGGGGAAAGTGGTGACCCGACGCCGTGCACAGCAATGGCAGCAAAGCAGAACTGGAGCTGA
- the KAT5 gene encoding histone acetyltransferase KAT5 isoform X4, giving the protein MAEVGEIIEGCRLPVLRRNQDNEDEWPLAEILSVKDISGRKLFYVHYIDFNKRLDEWVTHERLDLKKIQFPKKEAKTPTKNGLPGSRPGSPEREVRKTLDLSLQPASAQASGKTLPIPVQITLRFNLPKEREAIPGGEPDQPLSSSSCLQPNHRSTKRKVEVVSPATPVPSETAPASVFPQNGSARRAVAAQPGRKRKSNCLGTDEDSQDSSDGIPSAPRMTGSLVSDRSHDDIVTRMKNIECIELGRHRLKPWYFSPYPQELTTLPVLYLCEFCLKYGRSLKCLQRHLTKCDLRHPPGNEIYRKGTISFFEIDGRKNKSYSQNLCLLAKCFLDHKTLYYDTDPFLFYVMTEYDCKGFHIVGYFSKEKESTEDYNVACILTLPPYQRRGYGKLLIEFSYELSKVEGKTGTPEKPLSDLGLLSYRSYWSQTILEILMGLKSESGERPQITINEISEITSIKKEDVISTLQYLNLINYYKGQYILTLSEDIVDGHERAMLKRLLRIDSKCLHFTPKDWSKRGKW; this is encoded by the exons atggcGGAGGTG GGGGAGATAATCGAGGGCTGCCGCCTGCCCGTGCTTCGGCGGAACCAGGACAACGAAGATGAGTGGC CCCTGGCCGAGATCCTGAGCGTGAAGGACATCAGTGGCCGCAAGCTTTTCTACGTCCATTACATTGACT TCAACAAACGCCTGGATGAATGGGTGACCCACGAGCGCCTGGACCTAAAGAAGATTCAGTTCCCCAAGAAAGAGGCCAAGACCCCCACCAAGAACGGACTTCCTGGGTCTCGCCCCGGCTCTCCAGAGAGAGAGGTG AGGAAGACCCTGGACCTATCTCTACAGCCGGCCTCCGCCCAGGCCAGCGGGAAGACCTTGCCAATCCCGGTCCAGATCACACTCCGCTTCAACCTGCCCAAGGAGCGGGAGGCCATTCCCGGTGGCGAGCCTGACCAGCCgctctcctccagctcctgcctgCAGCCCAACCACCGCTCAACG AAACGCAAGGTGGAGGTGGTTTCACCAGCAACTCCAGTGCCCAGCGAGACAGCCCCagcctcagtttttccccag AATGGATCAGCCCGTAGGGCAGTGGCAGCTCAGCCAGGACGGAAGCGAAAATCAAATTGCTTGGGCACTGACGAG GACTCCCAGGACAGCTCAGATGGAATACCGTCAGCGCCACGCATGACTGGCAGCTTGGTGTCTGACCGGAGCCACGACGACATTGTTACCCGGATGAAGAACATCGAGTGCATCGAGCTGGGCCGGCACCGCCTGAAGCCGTGGTACTTCTCCCCGTACCCACAGGAGCTCACCACGTTGCCTGTCCTCTACCTCTGCGAGTTCTGCCTCAAATATGGCCGGAGCCTCAAGTGTCTGCAGCGTCACTTG aCCAAGTGTGACCTGCGACATCCTCCGGGCAATGAGATTTACCGCAAAGGCACCATCTCTTTCTTTGAGATTGACGGACGTAAGAACAAG AGTTATTCCCAGAACCTGTGTCTCTTGGCCAAGTGTTTTCTCGACCATAAGACATTGTACTATGACACAGACCCCTTCCTCTTCTATGTCATGACAGAGTATGACTGCAAGGGCTTCCACATCGTGGGCTACTTCTCCAAG GAGAAGGAATCGACGGAAGACTACAATGTGGCCTGCATCCTGACCCTGCCTCCCTACCAGCGCCGCGGCTACGGCAAGCTGCTGATCGAGTTCA GCTATGAACTCTCCAAAGTGGAAGGGAAAACGGGGACCCCTGAGAAGCCCCTCTCAGACCTTGGCCTCCTATCCTACCGGAGCTACTGGTCCCAGACCATCCTGGAGATCCTGATGGGGCTGAAGTCAGAGAGCGGGGAGAGGCCACAGATCACCATCAA CGAGATCAGTGAAATCACCAGCATCAAGAAGGAGGATGTCATTTCCACCCTGCAGTACCTCAACCTCATCAACTACTACAAG GGCCAGTACATCCTCACGCTGTCAGAGGACATCGTGGACGGACACGAGAGAGCTATGCTCAAGCGGCTCCTTCGGATCGACTCCAAGTGTCTGCACTTCACGCCCAAGGACTGGAGCAAGAGGGGAAAGTGGTGA